From the Gordonia bronchialis DSM 43247 genome, one window contains:
- a CDS encoding MSMEG_0568 family radical SAM protein codes for MTVSTRVDLALLGIRGTPPVNRTGGAGPTDDGHLLIDGLNAAIPRNPLSPFEFDGDRVLYDGVDTGVQVESIGRPRFYDLTTDDGTPFEKIARLHGANVLATTVVQTCIRYSEDQRCRFCSIEESLRSGSTVAVKKPADLAAVARAAVDLDGVTQMVMTTGTSAGKDRGAKHLARCVRAVKAAVPDLPIQVQCEPPADLSTITDLREAGADAIGIHVESLDDNVRRHWMPGKSSVSLDEYRAAWAEAVRVFGRNQVSTYLLVGLGENIDDMIAGAKELADMGVYPFIVPFRPHAGTLAVDVDHARAPAPADVEKVSREVAAHLQLIGMTGSDQRAGCAACGACSVLPNVGG; via the coding sequence GTGACCGTGTCCACCCGAGTCGATCTTGCCCTCCTCGGCATCCGCGGAACGCCACCGGTGAACCGCACCGGCGGGGCGGGCCCCACCGACGACGGCCACCTGCTGATCGACGGGCTCAATGCTGCGATTCCGCGAAACCCGCTCAGTCCCTTCGAGTTCGACGGTGACCGCGTCCTCTATGACGGCGTCGACACCGGGGTGCAGGTGGAATCCATCGGCCGCCCGCGCTTCTACGACCTCACCACCGACGACGGAACTCCTTTCGAGAAGATCGCTCGGCTGCACGGCGCCAATGTGCTCGCGACAACGGTGGTGCAGACCTGCATCCGGTACTCGGAGGATCAGCGCTGCCGCTTCTGCTCCATCGAGGAATCGCTGCGCAGCGGCTCCACGGTCGCGGTGAAGAAGCCCGCCGATCTCGCCGCGGTGGCACGCGCCGCCGTCGACCTCGACGGCGTCACCCAGATGGTGATGACCACCGGAACCTCGGCCGGAAAGGATCGTGGGGCAAAGCATCTCGCCCGATGTGTCCGCGCGGTCAAGGCGGCCGTACCGGATCTGCCGATCCAGGTCCAATGTGAGCCACCTGCTGACCTCTCCACGATCACGGATCTGCGCGAGGCCGGCGCCGATGCCATCGGCATCCACGTCGAATCACTCGACGACAATGTGCGTCGCCACTGGATGCCGGGCAAGTCGTCGGTGTCACTCGACGAGTACCGCGCAGCGTGGGCCGAGGCGGTCCGCGTCTTCGGCCGCAATCAGGTATCGACCTACCTGCTCGTCGGGCTCGGCGAGAACATCGACGACATGATCGCGGGCGCAAAGGAACTCGCGGACATGGGCGTCTATCCGTTCATCGTTCCGTTCCGCCCGCACGCCGGCACGCTGGCCGTCGATGTCGATCACGCACGTGCGCCGGCACCGGCCGACGTCGAGAAGGTCAGCCGAGAAGTTGCCGCCCATCTGCAACTCATCGGCATGACCGGCTCGGATCAACGTGCGGGCTGTGCTGCGTGCGGGGCCTGCAGCGTCCTGCCGAACGTGGGAGGCTGA
- a CDS encoding glycosyltransferase family 39 protein yields MVPDLVDTDDGSHMTIEQFARGPVWAAAAAQAVVLSVSSVGYDYHRDELYYRMLHPAWGYVDQPPLTPAIARMTVHLADAEWAMRIPATLASALSVVVLAMITWRLGGNRTAQSLSAWGYATAMMPLMLGHVLFTSTIDLLLLLLVVYALLVAVQGSNRWWAAAGLIAGITTYNRWLVVIVVAGLIFGLLLLGPRRAFRTPWPYLWGVVAVSWVCRTCSTER; encoded by the coding sequence ATGGTGCCGGATCTCGTCGACACCGATGACGGCTCGCACATGACGATCGAACAGTTCGCCCGAGGCCCGGTGTGGGCCGCTGCGGCCGCCCAGGCCGTCGTGCTGAGCGTGAGTTCAGTCGGCTACGACTATCACCGCGACGAGCTCTACTATCGGATGCTCCACCCGGCCTGGGGCTACGTCGACCAGCCCCCGCTGACTCCCGCGATCGCGCGGATGACCGTGCACCTGGCCGACGCGGAATGGGCGATGCGGATACCCGCGACACTCGCGTCGGCGCTGTCGGTGGTCGTTCTGGCGATGATCACCTGGCGGCTCGGTGGCAATCGAACCGCCCAGAGCCTGTCCGCCTGGGGTTACGCCACCGCGATGATGCCACTGATGCTCGGGCACGTCCTGTTCACCTCGACGATCGATCTGCTCCTGCTCCTGCTGGTGGTCTACGCCCTGCTCGTCGCCGTGCAGGGGAGCAACCGCTGGTGGGCGGCCGCTGGTCTGATCGCGGGCATCACCACCTACAACCGGTGGTTGGTGGTGATCGTGGTCGCCGGTCTGATCTTCGGGCTGCTCCTGCTGGGTCCGCGGCGTGCGTTCCGGACACCGTGGCCCTACCTCTGGGGAGTCGTCGCGGTATCGTGGGTTTGCCGAACCTGCTCTACCGAGCGATGA
- a CDS encoding VWA domain-containing protein — protein MTDEPERMRRWRLILGDAAAEELPALGGDDFDMDGALGALYNSSGDRRGGLGKSAPSVARWLGDIRKFFPATVVQVMQTDAIERLNLHALLAEPELIEHVEPNIDMVTTLMALGRAIPEKSKASARALVRTVVDEVERRIAERTRSAVGAALDRAARTTRPRLHDIDWSTTIARNLRHYLPEQRTIVPERLVGYGRRSQVVSKDIVLAIDQSGSMANSIVYASIFGSVIATMRSVRTSLVVFDTEVVDLTDKLDDPVDVLFGTTLGGGTDINRAIAYCQELITRPNDSIFVLISDLYEGGIRDEMLKRIIAMRDSGVAVIVLLALSDEGAPAFDREIAGALGALGVPAFACTPDAFPDLLAVAISRGDIVGWADANELAQRGMSEDVPDVL, from the coding sequence ATGACAGACGAGCCAGAGCGCATGCGGCGCTGGCGCCTGATTCTCGGCGACGCGGCTGCCGAGGAGTTGCCCGCGCTCGGCGGCGACGACTTCGACATGGACGGCGCGCTCGGCGCCCTGTACAACAGCTCCGGCGACCGGCGAGGCGGGCTCGGCAAGTCGGCGCCGTCGGTGGCCAGGTGGCTCGGTGACATCCGAAAGTTTTTTCCGGCCACGGTCGTTCAGGTGATGCAGACCGACGCCATCGAGCGTCTCAATCTGCACGCGTTGCTCGCCGAGCCGGAGCTGATCGAGCACGTCGAGCCGAACATCGACATGGTCACCACGTTGATGGCGCTCGGTAGGGCGATCCCGGAGAAGTCGAAGGCGTCGGCGCGTGCGCTGGTGCGGACCGTCGTCGACGAGGTCGAGCGGCGCATCGCCGAACGCACCCGCAGCGCAGTGGGTGCCGCGCTCGACCGGGCCGCGCGGACCACCCGCCCGCGACTGCATGACATCGACTGGAGCACCACCATCGCTCGCAACCTGCGCCACTATCTGCCCGAGCAGCGCACCATCGTGCCCGAGCGGCTCGTCGGCTACGGCCGACGGTCCCAGGTGGTCAGCAAAGACATCGTCCTGGCCATCGACCAGTCCGGTTCGATGGCCAATTCCATTGTGTACGCGTCGATCTTCGGGTCGGTCATCGCGACGATGCGCTCGGTCCGTACTTCCTTGGTGGTCTTCGACACCGAGGTGGTGGACCTCACCGACAAGCTCGACGATCCCGTCGACGTCCTCTTCGGCACCACCCTCGGCGGCGGCACCGACATCAACCGGGCAATCGCCTACTGCCAGGAACTGATCACGCGGCCCAACGACAGCATCTTCGTCCTGATCTCGGATCTCTACGAGGGTGGCATCCGCGACGAGATGCTCAAGCGGATCATCGCCATGCGCGACAGTGGTGTCGCCGTCATCGTGCTGCTCGCGCTGTCCGACGAGGGAGCACCCGCCTTCGACCGCGAGATCGCCGGCGCTCTGGGAGCTCTCGGCGTTCCGGCCTTCGCGTGCACCCCCGACGCCTTCCCCGACCTGCTCGCCGTCGCGATCAGCCGCGGCGACATAGTGGGGTGGGCGGACGCGAACGAGCTTGCGCAGCGGGGGATGTCGGAGGATGTGCCCGACGTTCTCTGA
- a CDS encoding MSMEG_0565 family glycosyltransferase — MRIALLTYSTKPRGGVVHTLNLAEALARAGAEVTVWSLARGGDEGFFRVVEPSVRQRLVPFADIPDETITARIVRSIDTLRAAFDPTEYDIVHAQDCISANAVGTCIRTIHHLDQFTTPILQECHEKAVVNPYARICVSRGVADEVAAGWNLSPAVIPNGVDHRRFANAADDTEPAMAARRRWRRELGHYVLAIGGIEPRKGSIDLLEAYALLRAEAPDLALVFAGGETLFDYRDYRAEFDRRRTELGIDPIVLGPVADDDLPSLVAGCDVFAFPSTKEGFGLAAMEALAAGRPVVARELPILREVFGDTVTYADDPAGLAAAILAARIPDDRCRRRGDALARSLTWDSAAQAHLDFYADHPYPGSR; from the coding sequence ATGCGGATCGCGTTGCTCACCTACTCGACCAAGCCCCGCGGTGGGGTCGTGCACACCCTCAACCTCGCCGAAGCACTGGCCCGCGCGGGAGCCGAGGTGACCGTCTGGAGTCTCGCGCGGGGTGGGGACGAGGGATTCTTCCGTGTGGTCGAACCGTCTGTCCGCCAACGTCTTGTGCCGTTCGCAGACATACCGGACGAGACCATCACCGCCCGAATCGTACGGTCGATCGACACCCTGCGCGCTGCCTTCGATCCGACCGAGTACGACATCGTCCACGCCCAGGACTGCATCAGCGCCAACGCCGTCGGCACATGTATCCGAACCATCCATCACCTCGATCAGTTCACCACGCCGATCCTGCAGGAATGCCACGAGAAGGCCGTCGTCAACCCGTACGCACGTATCTGTGTGTCCCGTGGGGTGGCCGACGAGGTCGCCGCCGGCTGGAACCTGTCGCCGGCGGTCATCCCCAACGGCGTCGACCATCGCCGCTTCGCGAACGCGGCCGACGACACCGAGCCTGCCATGGCAGCCCGTCGACGGTGGCGCCGCGAACTCGGCCACTACGTCCTGGCCATCGGTGGGATCGAACCCCGCAAAGGCAGCATCGATCTGCTGGAGGCGTACGCGCTACTGCGCGCCGAGGCACCGGATCTGGCACTGGTCTTCGCCGGCGGGGAGACCCTGTTCGACTATCGCGACTACCGCGCCGAATTCGACCGGCGACGCACCGAGCTCGGCATCGACCCCATTGTGCTCGGGCCCGTCGCCGACGACGATCTGCCGTCGCTGGTCGCCGGGTGTGACGTCTTCGCATTCCCCTCCACCAAGGAGGGATTTGGTCTCGCCGCGATGGAAGCACTCGCGGCCGGACGCCCCGTGGTGGCCCGCGAACTGCCGATCCTGCGCGAAGTCTTCGGTGACACCGTCACCTACGCCGACGATCCCGCCGGGTTGGCGGCCGCCATACTCGCCGCCCGAATCCCCGACGACCGGTGCCGTCGTCGCGGCGATGCATTGGCGCGCAGCCTCACCTGGGATTCGGCAGCACAGGCCCACCTCGACTTCTACGCCGACCACCCCTACCCGGGGTCACGCTGA
- a CDS encoding DUF5682 family protein yields the protein MTSTVEIPAPQTLPTGVYVLGIRHHGPGSARGVIAELDRIRPDAVLIEGPADASDLIATVADPDLSPPVALLAYAADDPGVAAFWPFAEFSPEWQAMRWAVAASVPVQFCDLPSTMTLAHRSTPTPAPDDPPRGDDSAHTVRGDPIALLAAAAGYDDPERWWDDIVETRGEGAGFEAITEAMAALRADAPDAAGSSSEVEHDARREAHMRQVLRRTLKLPGVERVVVVCGAWHAPALSGKLPPASTDTAILRGTPKLRTRLAWVPWTHSRLASASGYGAGVISPGWFHHLFTTESDIIVRWLIHEAMLLRAKDIDISSAHIIEAARLAETLATLRRRPLAGLAEINEATLAVMCQGDSALADMMYREAVIGERLGAVPEDAPVVPLQADLTAAARSARLKMVPTIKEIDVDLRKPVDRSKSLVLHRMRVLGIEWGTPRETAGTGTFKEGWTLVWRPEFVVDVVMASVWGTTLLAAASAKVIDRATAGSSLADVTGALEDALLADLRDALPLVLHLLADRAAIDHDVAALMSALPALGRARRYGDVRGTDVGALGDVASTLLIRVCSGLPSAVTNLNDDAAADLTKRLNAVHATIALLTDNDQARWIAVLHTIAGRSDVNGLLVGRATRLLLDGGEIDGGQAAVRLGRALSAGASPTAKAQWIEGFLGDGGLLLIHDRDLLAILDDWLVGLPERDFTDVLPLVRRTFGTFDASIRRNIGSRVAGLDQPSKRSATTVFDAELAAPAVAVVAGILGLP from the coding sequence GCTCATCGAAGGTCCCGCAGACGCATCCGACCTCATCGCGACGGTGGCCGACCCCGATCTGTCCCCACCCGTGGCGTTGCTCGCCTACGCCGCCGACGATCCGGGTGTCGCGGCCTTCTGGCCGTTCGCCGAGTTCTCACCGGAGTGGCAGGCGATGCGGTGGGCGGTCGCCGCGTCGGTGCCCGTCCAGTTCTGCGATCTGCCGTCGACGATGACCTTGGCGCACCGGTCAACGCCCACGCCGGCACCCGACGACCCTCCACGCGGTGACGATTCGGCACACACCGTCCGCGGCGACCCGATTGCGCTGCTCGCAGCCGCCGCCGGATACGACGATCCGGAGCGCTGGTGGGACGACATTGTCGAAACCCGCGGCGAGGGAGCCGGATTCGAGGCGATCACCGAAGCCATGGCAGCACTGCGTGCCGACGCCCCGGATGCCGCGGGATCGTCGTCGGAGGTCGAGCACGACGCGCGCCGGGAAGCACATATGCGTCAGGTGCTCCGCAGAACCTTGAAACTCCCCGGTGTCGAGCGGGTGGTGGTGGTCTGCGGTGCCTGGCATGCGCCGGCGCTCAGTGGCAAGCTCCCGCCGGCGAGCACGGATACCGCGATCCTGCGGGGCACACCGAAGCTCCGCACCCGGCTGGCCTGGGTGCCGTGGACCCACTCGCGCCTCGCGTCGGCCTCCGGTTACGGCGCGGGCGTGATCTCGCCGGGCTGGTTTCACCATCTGTTCACCACCGAATCCGACATCATCGTCCGGTGGCTGATTCACGAGGCCATGCTGTTGCGCGCCAAGGACATCGACATCTCGTCGGCGCACATCATCGAGGCCGCCCGGCTCGCCGAAACCCTGGCCACACTGCGGCGGCGGCCGCTCGCCGGGCTCGCCGAGATCAACGAGGCGACGCTGGCAGTGATGTGTCAGGGCGATTCGGCCCTGGCCGACATGATGTACCGCGAGGCGGTCATCGGCGAACGCCTCGGCGCGGTACCCGAGGACGCACCCGTGGTGCCGTTGCAGGCCGATCTGACCGCCGCGGCGCGTTCGGCACGACTTAAGATGGTGCCGACGATCAAAGAGATCGACGTCGACCTGCGCAAGCCGGTTGATCGTTCCAAATCGCTGGTGCTGCACCGGATGAGAGTGCTGGGGATCGAGTGGGGCACGCCACGCGAGACCGCCGGAACCGGAACCTTCAAAGAGGGCTGGACCCTGGTGTGGCGACCCGAGTTCGTCGTCGATGTCGTGATGGCTTCGGTGTGGGGCACCACGCTGCTCGCCGCGGCGAGCGCCAAGGTCATCGACCGGGCCACCGCCGGGTCGTCGTTGGCTGACGTCACCGGCGCGCTGGAGGACGCATTGCTCGCCGACCTTCGCGACGCCCTACCGCTGGTGCTGCACTTACTTGCCGACCGTGCCGCGATCGACCACGACGTGGCGGCCCTGATGTCGGCGCTGCCCGCGTTGGGGCGTGCCCGACGCTACGGGGACGTGCGCGGTACCGATGTCGGTGCGCTGGGCGACGTCGCGTCGACGCTGCTGATCCGGGTGTGCAGCGGGTTACCGTCGGCGGTCACCAATCTCAATGACGATGCCGCGGCCGATCTCACGAAACGCCTCAACGCGGTGCATGCCACGATCGCCCTGCTCACCGACAATGACCAGGCGCGCTGGATCGCGGTGCTGCACACCATCGCCGGACGCTCCGACGTCAACGGTCTACTCGTCGGACGCGCCACCCGGCTGCTGCTCGACGGAGGTGAGATCGATGGTGGCCAGGCCGCGGTCCGGCTCGGCCGCGCACTGTCCGCCGGCGCCAGCCCGACGGCGAAAGCCCAATGGATCGAGGGGTTCTTGGGTGACGGCGGGTTGTTGTTGATCCACGATCGTGACCTCCTCGCGATCCTCGACGACTGGCTGGTGGGACTCCCGGAGCGGGATTTCACCGATGTGCTGCCGTTGGTGCGCCGCACTTTCGGAACCTTCGACGCGTCGATCCGGCGCAACATCGGCAGCCGCGTCGCCGGGCTGGATCAGCCGTCGAAACGTTCTGCCACAACCGTATTCGACGCCGAGCTGGCCGCACCGGCGGTCGCCGTCGTCGCCGGCATTTTGGGGTTGCCATGA
- a CDS encoding carbon-nitrogen hydrolase family protein, translated as MTTVTLGALAAHFGRDVERGVAKAVGIVEAATRDGVDLLVFPDASIGGYIGDLRHPDPAELPPTLDPDGPELAAIAAAAGAMTVCIGYTEADAGVRYNTAVCLCGDGILGTHRKVHQPAGESEAYAAGDSFQAFDTPVGRIGMLIDYDKTFPESARTLALDGARIIATLSAWPASVTDRAARLPADRQSRLFDLYDCARAAENQVFVVSSNLTGVTGSLRFLGQAKVVGPGGDVLATTRSKGGLALARVDVDSDIDRARRVLDHLNELRPDTYHRIVQKPVGGG; from the coding sequence ATGACCACGGTCACTCTGGGCGCTCTCGCAGCGCATTTCGGACGAGACGTGGAACGCGGCGTCGCCAAAGCCGTCGGGATCGTCGAAGCCGCCACCCGCGACGGTGTAGATCTCCTCGTGTTCCCGGATGCCTCGATCGGCGGGTACATCGGCGACCTCCGTCATCCAGACCCCGCCGAGTTGCCACCCACCCTCGATCCCGACGGTCCGGAACTCGCCGCGATCGCCGCGGCCGCCGGAGCCATGACCGTGTGCATCGGCTACACCGAAGCCGACGCCGGAGTGCGGTACAACACCGCGGTATGCCTGTGCGGCGACGGCATTCTCGGCACTCACCGCAAGGTGCACCAACCGGCGGGGGAGTCGGAGGCGTATGCCGCCGGCGACTCGTTCCAGGCGTTCGACACGCCCGTCGGGCGGATCGGCATGCTCATCGACTACGACAAGACCTTCCCGGAATCCGCACGCACCCTGGCACTCGACGGTGCCCGCATCATAGCGACTCTCTCGGCCTGGCCGGCCAGCGTGACCGACCGTGCCGCACGGCTTCCCGCCGATCGGCAGTCCCGTCTGTTCGACCTCTACGACTGCGCACGGGCCGCCGAGAACCAGGTGTTCGTCGTGTCGTCGAACCTCACCGGCGTCACCGGGTCGCTGCGGTTCCTCGGGCAGGCCAAGGTCGTCGGCCCCGGCGGCGACGTCCTGGCTACCACCCGATCCAAGGGCGGTCTCGCCCTGGCGCGCGTCGACGTCGACTCCGACATAGACCGGGCGCGTAGGGTTCTCGATCACCTGAACGAACTGCGACCGGACACCTACCACCGGATCGTCCAAAAGCCGGTCGGGGGAGGGTGA
- a CDS encoding MSMEG_0570 family nitrogen starvation response protein — MPEMTFTVRWPDGAVQQCYSPSLVMHDHLTVGNSYTVADFCSRATAALDEAGERVRTKFGFACTSAAATADDIVCNAAQYDPDGTVAVIAMHPPLPASTPTALETS, encoded by the coding sequence ATGCCTGAGATGACCTTCACCGTGCGCTGGCCCGACGGCGCTGTGCAGCAATGCTATTCACCCAGTCTGGTCATGCACGATCACCTCACCGTCGGCAACTCCTACACCGTCGCGGACTTCTGCTCCCGCGCGACAGCCGCCCTCGACGAAGCCGGCGAACGAGTCCGGACGAAGTTCGGATTCGCGTGCACCTCGGCGGCCGCAACGGCCGACGACATCGTCTGCAACGCAGCACAGTACGACCCCGATGGCACCGTCGCCGTCATCGCAATGCATCCACCACTACCCGCCTCGACACCAACCGCTCTGGAGACATCATGA
- a CDS encoding MSMEG_0569 family flavin-dependent oxidoreductase, with amino-acid sequence MSATAHHPVVIVGAGQAGLSVSWYLGRAGVDHLLVESKTPTHAWADSRWDNFTLVTPNWHCRLPGYVYDGPDPDGFMTRDEVVTWLQGWLATFTPPVREHTTVTRLTETGAHGFELTLNGPDGIESVTCEQVVVATGGYPLPVIPPYAGTLDPSVTQIHSEQYFNADQLPDGAVLVVGSGQSGTQIAEDLHLAGRDVHLAIGNAPRVARFYRGRDSMTWLADMGLYDTPTQQYPGGKAAQEKTNHYVTGRDGGRDIDLRRFATEGMRLYGALEDGKDSTLRFAPTLTAALDKADAVYNSICADIDRYIDANGIDAPPATRYQPVWAPDTDPTELDLAAAGITSIVWAIGFRPDYRWIEASAFDGAGRPMQTRGITQVPGLSFIGLPWMHTWGSGRFLGIDRDARHVADHVVASLGGSRRSVAAGVSAAAVNGAPS; translated from the coding sequence ATGAGCGCAACCGCCCACCATCCCGTCGTCATCGTCGGCGCCGGCCAGGCCGGACTCTCGGTCAGCTGGTACCTCGGCCGTGCCGGAGTCGACCACCTGCTCGTCGAGTCCAAGACCCCGACCCACGCCTGGGCCGACTCCCGTTGGGACAACTTCACTCTCGTCACCCCCAACTGGCATTGCCGCCTGCCCGGCTACGTCTACGACGGTCCGGACCCCGACGGCTTCATGACCCGCGACGAGGTCGTCACCTGGCTTCAGGGGTGGCTGGCCACCTTCACCCCACCGGTCCGTGAACACACCACGGTGACCCGTCTGACCGAGACCGGCGCCCACGGATTCGAGCTGACGCTCAACGGTCCCGACGGGATCGAATCGGTGACCTGCGAACAGGTCGTCGTCGCCACCGGCGGCTACCCGCTGCCGGTCATTCCGCCCTACGCCGGAACACTGGACCCGAGCGTCACCCAGATCCATTCCGAGCAGTACTTCAACGCCGACCAACTCCCCGACGGCGCGGTACTCGTGGTGGGCTCCGGCCAATCCGGCACTCAGATCGCCGAAGACCTGCACCTCGCCGGCCGCGACGTCCACCTGGCCATCGGGAACGCACCCCGCGTCGCGCGGTTCTACCGCGGCCGTGACAGCATGACCTGGCTCGCCGACATGGGACTCTACGACACCCCGACCCAGCAGTATCCGGGAGGCAAAGCGGCACAGGAGAAGACGAACCACTATGTCACCGGCCGTGATGGCGGGCGCGACATCGACCTCCGCCGGTTCGCCACCGAGGGCATGCGACTCTACGGGGCCCTCGAAGACGGCAAGGACTCGACGCTGCGCTTTGCGCCCACTCTGACCGCTGCCCTGGACAAGGCCGACGCCGTCTACAACTCCATCTGCGCCGACATCGACCGCTACATCGACGCCAACGGGATCGACGCCCCGCCCGCAACCCGTTACCAACCGGTCTGGGCGCCCGACACCGATCCGACCGAACTCGACCTCGCCGCCGCCGGCATCACAAGTATCGTGTGGGCCATCGGCTTTCGGCCGGACTACCGGTGGATCGAAGCCAGCGCGTTCGACGGTGCCGGGCGTCCCATGCAGACCCGCGGGATCACGCAGGTTCCCGGCCTCAGCTTCATCGGCCTGCCGTGGATGCACACCTGGGGATCGGGCCGGTTCCTCGGTATCGACCGCGACGCCCGGCACGTCGCCGACCACGTCGTCGCCTCCCTGGGTGGCTCTCGGCGCAGCGTCGCCGCAGGCGTGAGTGCCGCAGCAGTGAACGGAGCGCCCTCGTGA
- a CDS encoding MSMEG_0567/sll0787 family protein: MLDGNATTPARRIDGPKTDLSILAGVRTCSPPHPFLIRVADDRQSSDAYRALRHVEFVERQQLFDHSDHDDTDDDPRTVVLVAATPDGEVIGGVRLAPGTTDDIGWWSGSRLVVADPAHAAGIGAALVRAACAYAETHGVLRFDATVQDRYAPMFRSLGWLDRGDGPTIRGRDHRRMQWPIGTIQRAADSTKAMLAEILSPLWSQSGGLGGNGFRGDDGAPVPDSDVIAACDAILPAMVERDPEWAGWCSVLVNINDLTAMGARPLGLLDAVGAPTRSHLTRVVRGIAAAAQAWRTPVLGGHTQVGVHASLSVTALGQTERPIPGGGGRVGDTLSLITDLGGSWRPGYQGRQWDSTSARSADELARMARLPAEVRPAAAKDVSMAGIAGTLGMLAEASGTGAELDVAAVPRPDAARMGEWLTCFPGYAMLMADRRSIEHTPAPTTARACGRLTSSPGVRLRWPDGEVTVAVGSTVTGLGAA; the protein is encoded by the coding sequence ATGCTCGACGGCAACGCCACCACGCCCGCCCGAAGGATCGACGGGCCGAAGACCGATCTGTCCATCCTCGCCGGCGTCCGAACCTGTTCGCCACCACACCCATTCCTGATTCGAGTGGCCGACGACCGACAATCGTCCGACGCCTATCGCGCGCTGCGGCACGTGGAATTCGTCGAGCGCCAACAACTCTTCGATCACAGCGACCACGACGACACCGACGACGACCCACGGACCGTCGTCCTTGTCGCCGCGACTCCCGATGGTGAGGTGATCGGCGGTGTGCGGCTCGCCCCGGGCACCACCGACGACATCGGCTGGTGGTCGGGCAGCAGGCTCGTCGTCGCCGACCCGGCACACGCCGCCGGGATCGGAGCCGCCCTGGTACGGGCCGCGTGCGCGTACGCCGAAACCCACGGCGTCCTACGCTTCGACGCGACCGTCCAGGACCGCTACGCACCGATGTTCCGGTCCCTCGGCTGGCTCGACCGCGGTGATGGTCCGACGATCCGGGGCCGTGATCATCGTCGGATGCAATGGCCCATCGGAACGATCCAGCGGGCGGCGGACTCCACCAAAGCGATGCTGGCCGAGATTCTCTCGCCGCTGTGGTCGCAATCAGGAGGACTGGGCGGCAACGGGTTCCGCGGCGACGACGGTGCACCGGTACCCGATTCCGACGTGATCGCCGCCTGCGACGCGATCCTCCCGGCGATGGTCGAGCGGGATCCCGAATGGGCCGGCTGGTGCTCGGTACTGGTCAACATCAACGATCTGACCGCCATGGGGGCCCGACCACTCGGCCTGCTCGACGCCGTCGGCGCGCCGACTCGATCCCACCTGACCCGCGTCGTCCGTGGGATCGCCGCGGCCGCACAGGCCTGGCGCACCCCGGTGCTCGGTGGGCACACCCAGGTGGGTGTCCACGCGTCGCTGTCGGTGACCGCACTCGGCCAGACCGAACGTCCGATCCCCGGCGGTGGCGGGCGCGTCGGGGACACCCTCTCCCTCATCACCGACCTCGGCGGCTCGTGGCGGCCGGGTTACCAAGGGCGCCAATGGGACAGCACCAGCGCACGATCCGCCGACGAACTGGCGCGGATGGCCCGGCTACCGGCCGAGGTGCGACCGGCGGCCGCCAAGGACGTCAGCATGGCCGGGATCGCGGGCACGCTCGGCATGCTGGCCGAGGCCTCCGGAACGGGTGCCGAACTCGACGTGGCGGCCGTCCCGCGGCCGGACGCGGCGCGCATGGGGGAGTGGTTGACCTGCTTCCCCGGCTACGCGATGCTCATGGCCGACCGTCGGTCCATCGAGCACACTCCCGCTCCCACCACCGCACGAGCGTGTGGACGGCTGACCTCGTCACCCGGCGTGCGGCTGCGCTGGCCCGACGGCGAGGTCACCGTGGCGGTCGGCTCCACCGTGACGGGTCTGGGAGCCGCATGA